In Myxococcus stipitatus, the following are encoded in one genomic region:
- the epsF gene encoding response regulator EpsF produces the protein MGSDGEKGGFALEGTEQHTPHAPVQVEPLSTSILLVDDQASNLLALEAILEPMGQRLVRASSGAEALRWLLREDFALILLDVRMPGMDGFETARIIRQRERSRYTPIIFLTAHGRDEANLVHGYASGAADYVVKPFHPDVLRWKVEAFVSLYVRQRAVQQHEATLWERERRMLERQGEQRFRRLVDSMPQFVWALLADGTISYANRGWLDYAGLTPEQGRHREANLRCCHPEDVARIEETWRGLRRARSPGQQELRLRRARDGEFRWFLFRTLPEHDEVGRLVGWISTATDVDDARHAAEALRAASEAKDMFLTMAAHELRTPLQAARSYTDLARVKAGEELTPRVGRALEGVQRSVNRMARLVENLLDVGRLERGELRLKPGDVDVGALLSDVAEHFEPLPENRFIRVDAPRGLVVKADGERLDQVFSNLVSNALRYSPDGGDIHLRAREEEGWTHVQVRDQGLGIPGDRLESIFERFGRAHGVSYGGLGLGLSIARGIVERHGGRIWAESSGRGGEGSTFHILLPKSSR, from the coding sequence ATGGGGTCTGACGGAGAGAAGGGAGGCTTTGCCTTGGAAGGCACCGAGCAGCACACCCCCCATGCTCCCGTTCAGGTGGAGCCACTCAGCACGAGCATCCTCCTGGTGGACGACCAGGCCTCGAACCTGCTGGCCCTGGAGGCCATCCTGGAGCCCATGGGGCAGCGGTTGGTGAGGGCCTCTTCCGGGGCGGAAGCACTGCGGTGGCTGCTGCGAGAGGACTTCGCGCTCATCCTCCTGGACGTGCGGATGCCGGGCATGGACGGCTTCGAGACGGCCCGCATCATCCGGCAGCGGGAGCGCTCCCGCTACACGCCCATCATCTTCCTCACCGCGCACGGGCGCGACGAGGCGAACCTGGTCCACGGCTACGCGTCCGGCGCGGCCGACTATGTCGTGAAGCCCTTCCACCCGGACGTCCTGCGCTGGAAGGTGGAGGCGTTCGTCTCGCTGTACGTGCGCCAGCGCGCCGTGCAGCAACACGAAGCCACCTTGTGGGAGCGCGAGCGGCGGATGCTCGAGCGGCAGGGCGAGCAGCGCTTCCGGCGGCTGGTGGACTCCATGCCCCAGTTCGTCTGGGCCCTCCTGGCGGACGGCACCATCAGCTACGCGAACCGGGGCTGGCTGGACTACGCGGGACTCACGCCCGAGCAGGGCCGTCACCGCGAGGCGAACCTGCGCTGCTGCCATCCCGAGGACGTGGCTCGAATCGAGGAGACCTGGCGCGGACTCCGCCGCGCGAGGAGCCCCGGGCAACAGGAGCTGCGGCTGCGGCGCGCGAGGGATGGTGAGTTCCGGTGGTTCCTCTTCCGCACGCTGCCGGAACACGACGAGGTAGGCCGGCTCGTGGGCTGGATATCCACCGCGACGGATGTCGACGACGCCCGCCACGCGGCGGAGGCCTTGCGGGCCGCGAGTGAAGCCAAGGACATGTTCCTCACCATGGCCGCGCACGAGCTGCGCACGCCACTCCAGGCCGCGCGCAGCTACACGGACCTGGCGAGGGTGAAGGCCGGAGAGGAGCTGACGCCGCGAGTGGGGCGAGCGCTCGAGGGCGTCCAGCGCAGCGTCAACCGCATGGCGAGGCTGGTGGAGAACCTGCTCGACGTGGGGCGACTGGAGCGCGGCGAGCTGCGCCTGAAGCCCGGCGACGTGGACGTGGGCGCGCTCCTGAGCGACGTGGCGGAGCACTTCGAGCCCCTGCCCGAGAACCGCTTCATCCGCGTGGATGCCCCTCGAGGCCTGGTCGTGAAGGCGGATGGGGAGCGGTTGGACCAGGTGTTCAGCAACCTGGTGTCCAACGCCCTGCGCTACTCGCCGGACGGAGGAGACATCCACCTGCGCGCACGCGAGGAAGAGGGGTGGACCCACGTTCAGGTGAGAGACCAAGGCCTGGGGATTCCCGGCGACCGGCTGGAGAGCATCTTCGAGCGCTTCGGCCGGGCACATGGCGTCTCCTACGGCGGCCTGGGCCTGGGGCTGTCCATCGCGCGAGGCATCGTCGAGCGCCACGGTGGACGCATCTGGGCGGAGTCCTCGGGGCGCGGAGGGGAAGGAAGCACCTTCCACATCCTGCTGCCGAAGTCCTCGCGGTGA